The following DNA comes from Winogradskyella sp. PG-2.
TGCAGACCCTACAAAAGGAGATGAAGAGATAACATGTTTTGGTTCTGATAATTTTGAACGTGATATAGAAGGCATTGCTATAGCAAAATATCCCAATAAAGAAGGCTACATTATAGTGTCTAATCAGCAAGCGCATAGTTTTTCAATCTTTGATAGAGTTACAAATGTGTTTATAAAAGAGGTAAATCTTGGTACTTCTGAGACAGATGGTTGTGATGTAACAACGCTCTCTTTGGGTACAAAATTCCCTAATGGTTTGTTTGTCTCTATGAATGATAACAAAGAGTTTTATTTTCATGATTTAAAACTTTTGAATCTTTAGAATCTTTAGAAGAGTTATTAAAATTATGATATCGGTAAACCCTTTCTAGAAATAGGAAGGGTTTAATTATAATTAAAACTAAGTTTTAGCGTTAAGCATTTAATGATTAGATCAATACTTTTTCTGTTACTATTTTTAATCTTTGGATGCCAGTCTAAGCCTAAAAATGAAATCGGTTTAACTGAGGTTAAGAGTGGTGTTGAAGATCTTATAATGAAAAATATTGATGAGGAGACAGGGTTAGATTCCTTAAATATAAACTTTAAACCCAAGGGAAATTACACTTCTATCATTAGTAAGATTAAAACTGATAAAGCATATTTTATAAATCTATATGAGATTGATAAAAACAAAGCTATTGATAGCGCTTCAAAATATATCTATTCTAAATTGTTGAATGATATTGTACCACATTGGTATGATACACCTTGGGATTTTAATGGACATACTAGTACACCAAATAATGGTGAGATTGCTTGTGGTTATTTTGTATCAAGTACTTTAAAGCATTTGGGTTTTAATCTCAATCGTTATAAAATGGCACAAGCGGCAGGTTTAAATGAAGCAAAACTTTTATAATCTAAATCGCAACTTAAGATATACTCAAATGTAACTTTTGAGCAACTAAAAGAGAAAGTGAATACAGCTTATTCTGATGGGATTTATTTTGTAGGTCTCGATAATCATGTTGGTTATGTTCTAATAAAAGATAAAGAACTCTATTTTTTGCATTCGAGTTATTGTGATGATAAAGTGGTATTTGAATTGGCTGAAAAAGCTCCTTGTTTTGGTTCCAATTTTTATGTGTTTGCAGAAATTACGACTAATAGAAAGTTAGTGAAAAGTTGGATTTTTGGAGAACGTTTGAGTATACCAATTAATTGAGTTAGCTTTTCAATATACTCTTCATGATTTTTAAATGATGATTTGTATGCGCATCTAAAAACTTAATAACTCTAGCAGTATTTACATTTCCAAAAAGAGGGTGTTTGAAAAAAGCATTTTTATCTAAAGTAGGTATTATTTTTATACGTTCCCTAGCCTCAGCTAGTTGTATTTTAATATCATCTATTAAAATGATTTCATTAGGAATTACAGATTTTGGAGCTTTACCTTTTCCTCTAGGTATATAATTTAGAGCAAAGACAATGCGTCCCAAAAATGAAAAATTATTTATATATTTTGTTGGGTCAGAATTTTCTATGTTCGTCACAACAGCGTTTATGACTTTTAAACTATGATCTAAATGCCATGACACATTAACCTTTGAAACATTTGTATTTACAACTTCACTATTTGGTAAATAACTTTCAATATCATTTAGTGCATTTTGCAAAGTTGTAATATCTAATGTCTTCATTTTGATTTATTTTGTTGAAAGTAAAATTAGGGTGAACCTAATGATTTAATAACTTAATATCCAAACTAAGAAATTAAATTTTACAAGTCTAAATTCTTCATTTTGATATAATTTTCAAGAGTATCTGACCACTCTTGATTTGCTATATGAAATTTTAGTCCACTTTCTTTTTTTCCAAGCCATACAAAAGTCTTTTCTTCTTTAATCTTATCTTTGGTATAAGTGTCTCGGTAGCTAAAACGAAATTTGATTATTGCTTTAGAATAGAAAGAATCAATCTCTTCAAGAGTAAATTTTTCTTGACTATAAACTAAAAGTCATCTTCTATTTTCAATTATCGGGACTTCCAGGCTTCCACTGCTTTTATTCAGTATTACATGATTTATTATTTTTTCATTGTTACCAAAAATAACTATACCTGAAATTTCAAAATCTGTGGCCATTCTTTTTCCTTCATTGCGTAAATCATACAATAGTCTATAATAGTCAGGATCGTTGTATTTTGAATATTCTACACTAATACTAACATTAGGTTTTTCAGATTCAAACCTTTTCTTATCAATTTCTAATTGCATTTGAACTTTTTCTTCAAATATTTTAGTTTGTTTTAAGGTTTTGTTTAATGCTTTGATTTGTTTTTTCACATCGCTTTCAACAGTATCTAAAGTTTTATTATACTTATCTACACTTTTACTCAATTTCAATGTTTTTTCTAAACTTTGATTTAAATTCTCAATAATAGAGTCTGCTTTAGTTTTTAAATTTTCAGTATTAACTAATGTTGTATCAATCTTGGCTACTTTCTTATTTCATCTGTTTCATTTTGTTTTTCAGATTTTATTGAAAAAAACAAACCGGATATAATCAAAAGAGTACCAACAACAGTAATAAAATATTTATCATACTTGTCGTTAGATAAATCTAAGACATATGCTAATATTGCTAGTATTGCAGCTATTATTAAAGTAATGATGACGTATTTCATAACTTAAATATAAGTAAATTTTAAACTATTCTAGAAAAGAAAAACCCTCACATTTCTGCAAGGGTTTATATTTATATTCTAAGATTCTTCGCTTTCGCTCAGAATGACATTAATAACGATAATGCTCAGGCTTATAAGGCCCTTCAACTTTAACGCCAATGTAATCAGCTTGGTAATCTGCTAATTCAGTAAGCTCTACACCAATTTTTGCTAAGTGTAATTTTGCTACTTTTTCGTCTAAAGCTTTCGGTAACATATAAACATCGTTTCCGTATGCTTCAGCGTTATTCCAAAGTTCGATTTGTGCTAAGGTTTGGTTAGTAAATGAATTACTCATTACAAAACTAGGATGACCAGTTGCACAACCTAAGTTGACTAAGCGACCTTCAGCTAAAAGAATAATATCTTTTCCGTTGATGGTGTATTTATCTACTTGAGGCTTAATTGTATCCTTAGTACTACCATGCTTTTCATTTAACCAACCTACTTGTATTTCATTGTCAAAGTGACCAATATTAGCCACAATAACTTTGTCTTTCATAGCTTCGAAATGCTCAGCACGTACAATATCTTTATTTCCTGTCGTTGTAATAATGATATCAGAATTACCAACTACAGTTTCTAATTTCTTTACTTCAAAACCGTCCATTGCAGCTTGTAATGCACAAATAGGATCAATTTCTGTAACTGTTACAATAGAACCAGCACCTTTAAAAGACGCAGCAGTACCTTTACCAACATCTCCATAACCACAAACCGTTACACGTTTTCCAGCTAACATAATATCTGTAGCTCTTCTAATCGCATCTACAGCAGATTCTTTACAACCATATTTGTTATCAAACTTAGATTTAGTAACCGAATCGTTTACATTAATAGCTGGCATTGGTAGAGTTCCATTTTTTACACGTTCGTAAAGTCTATGAACTCCAGTAGTTGTTTCTTCAGATAAACCATTTATTCCATCAGCCAATTCTGGGTATTTATCTAATACCATGTTAGTTAAATCACCACCATCATCTAAAATCATATTTAGTGGTTGTCTATCTTCTCCAAAGAATAAAGTTTGCTCAATACACCAGTCAAACTCTTCTTCAGTCATGTCTTTCCATGCATATACAGCAGTACCAGCCGCAGCAATAGCAGCCGCAGCCTGATCTTGAGTAGAGAATATATTACAAGAACTCCAAGTTACTTCTGCTCCAAGTGCTTGTAATGTTTCAATTAAAACAGCAGTTTGTATGGTCATATGTAAACAGCCTGCAATACGCGCTCCTTTTAAAGGTTGCTCGTTTTGGTATTCTTCACGAAGACTCATTAAACCTGGCATTTCTGCTTCAGCTAATTCAATTTCTTTTCTTCCCCAAGCCGCAAGCGACACGTCTTTTACCTTATTAGGTACATAAGCAATTGTTTTTGTACTCATATTCTTTTTTTCTTTTTATTTTTTAATGAAATGCCTTTGGGATTTAGCACTTAATTTGGTTAAATTCGCTTACCAAAAATGCTAAATCTGCCTAAGGCAGTGCAAAGATAATCAATAGGATTCAGAATATTAAATGCCACTGTATAAATCCATTAGTGTAAACTCACAAACTACTGTTAAAATCTGGAAGATTGAAGAATCTTATACCGAATTAGTGAGACCACTCGATTTAAAACCTCAAAGTTTAGAGCGTGTTTTAGGTATGAAAAGTGAACTACATCAACGAGGATTTTTGAGTGTTAGGCATCTACTTAGAGAATTTGGTTATACAGATCAGGATTTAGATTACGATGATAATGGAAAACCATATTTAAAAGATGGTAAACATATTTCAATTACGCATTCCTTTACCTTTTCGGGAGTCATTATAAGTGATAAAGAAGTGGGTATTGATATTGAAAAACAACGAGACAAAATCGCAGTTATAGCCAAGAAATTTGTAAACTATGAATTCAATTACTTAGATATAAAAGCTAAGGATTATATCAAGAAATTAACGGTGATCTGGGGAATTAAAGAATCTTTATACAAATTATTTGCAACGCCAGGAATGTTATTTAGAGAACACTTTTTGGTGATTCCTTTTATGTTAGAGGATAGTGAGACTATTGCTTGGATAGATTATAAAGATAGAAAATATAGGTATAATACAGCTTTTTTAGAGTTTGAAGATTTTACTTGTGCTTATGTCATTCCGGAATGAAAGGTATATATCAAAATATAATTACTTCAATTTCAAATTCTGAAAAACTATTAGCTGTTTTAATTGATCCAGATAAAATGAAGCCTAAAGTAGTTTCATCATTCATTTCTAAAGTTAATCAATCATTAGCAACACATATTTTTGTTGGTGGAAGTGAAGTTGAAGAAGGATTTACTGATGCTCTAGTTACAGAAATTAAAAAACATACAGGATTACCTATCATTTTGTTTCCTGGAGATGTAACTCAGATTACAGATAAAGCAGATGCAATTTTATTTTTGTCTTTAATTTCAGGAAGGAATCCAGACTATTTAATTGGGAAACATGTTGAAGCCGTTTCAAAATTGTCTAAAATGAATCTTGAAGTGCTTCCAACGGGTTATTTATTGATTGAAAATGGGAAACAAACATCAGTAGAACGTGTTAGTAAAACTAAGCCTATTAAACGAAATCAGATTCAATCCATTATTAATACAGCAAAGGCAGGTGAACTTTTAGGCATGAAACTAATTTATTTGGAAGCTGGGAGTGGTGCTAAAGATTCAATTGATAGTCATACAATTTCAATGGTGAAGCAAGAATTAAATGTTCCTCTTATTGTTGGAGGAGGTATAAGAAGTAAAGTAGAATTAGAATTAGCATTTAAAGCTGGAGCCGATCTAGTAGTTATTGGTACAGCCTTTGAAGAAGATGAATCGTTCTT
Coding sequences within:
- the ahcY gene encoding adenosylhomocysteinase is translated as MSTKTIAYVPNKVKDVSLAAWGRKEIELAEAEMPGLMSLREEYQNEQPLKGARIAGCLHMTIQTAVLIETLQALGAEVTWSSCNIFSTQDQAAAAIAAAGTAVYAWKDMTEEEFDWCIEQTLFFGEDRQPLNMILDDGGDLTNMVLDKYPELADGINGLSEETTTGVHRLYERVKNGTLPMPAINVNDSVTKSKFDNKYGCKESAVDAIRRATDIMLAGKRVTVCGYGDVGKGTAASFKGAGSIVTVTEIDPICALQAAMDGFEVKKLETVVGNSDIIITTTGNKDIVRAEHFEAMKDKVIVANIGHFDNEIQVGWLNEKHGSTKDTIKPQVDKYTINGKDIILLAEGRLVNLGCATGHPSFVMSNSFTNQTLAQIELWNNAEAYGNDVYMLPKALDEKVAKLHLAKIGVELTELADYQADYIGVKVEGPYKPEHYRY
- a CDS encoding 4'-phosphopantetheinyl transferase family protein, translated to MPLYKSISVNSQTTVKIWKIEESYTELVRPLDLKPQSLERVLGMKSELHQRGFLSVRHLLREFGYTDQDLDYDDNGKPYLKDGKHISITHSFTFSGVIISDKEVGIDIEKQRDKIAVIAKKFVNYEFNYLDIKAKDYIKKLTVIWGIKESLYKLFATPGMLFREHFLVIPFMLEDSETIAWIDYKDRKYRYNTAFLEFEDFTCAYVIPE
- a CDS encoding geranylgeranylglyceryl/heptaprenylglyceryl phosphate synthase, which produces MKGIYQNIITSISNSEKLLAVLIDPDKMKPKVVSSFISKVNQSLATHIFVGGSEVEEGFTDALVTEIKKHTGLPIILFPGDVTQITDKADAILFLSLISGRNPDYLIGKHVEAVSKLSKMNLEVLPTGYLLIENGKQTSVERVSKTKPIKRNQIQSIINTAKAGELLGMKLIYLEAGSGAKDSIDSHTISMVKQELNVPLIVGGGIRSKVELELAFKAGADLVVIGTAFEEDESFFNEIKK